One stretch of Variovorax sp. 54 DNA includes these proteins:
- a CDS encoding aspartate/glutamate racemase family protein yields the protein MRIKIINPNTTWRMTEKIGACARAVAHAGTEIVAVSPAMGPVSIESHYDEALAVPGLLQEIAAGERDGIDGYVIACFGDPGLKAARELASGPVVGIAEAAMHLASMIGSRFSVVTTLGRTMGQAWHLAEIYGMERFCANVRACELPVLELEAPGSNARERIVDECRRALEEDGADCIVLGCAGMTDLCAHIEQVLGVPVIDGVAAGTKLIESLVALKLRTSKRGELAKPLPKPIIGALEGFTLTR from the coding sequence GTGCGCATCAAGATCATCAACCCCAACACCACCTGGCGCATGACCGAGAAGATCGGTGCCTGCGCCCGCGCGGTGGCGCACGCCGGCACCGAGATCGTGGCCGTGAGCCCGGCCATGGGGCCGGTCTCCATCGAGAGCCATTACGACGAGGCGCTGGCCGTGCCGGGGTTGCTGCAGGAGATTGCGGCGGGCGAGCGCGACGGCATCGATGGCTACGTGATCGCCTGCTTCGGCGATCCGGGCCTGAAGGCCGCACGCGAGCTGGCGAGCGGTCCCGTGGTGGGCATCGCCGAGGCGGCGATGCACCTGGCCAGCATGATCGGCAGCCGCTTCAGCGTGGTGACCACGCTGGGCCGCACCATGGGCCAGGCCTGGCACCTGGCCGAGATCTACGGCATGGAGCGCTTCTGCGCCAACGTGCGCGCCTGCGAGCTGCCGGTGCTCGAGCTGGAAGCGCCGGGCTCCAACGCGCGCGAGCGCATCGTCGACGAGTGCCGGCGCGCGCTCGAAGAAGACGGCGCCGACTGCATCGTGCTCGGCTGCGCCGGCATGACCGACCTGTGCGCGCACATCGAGCAGGTGCTCGGCGTGCCGGTGATCGACGGCGTGGCCGCGGGCACCAAGCTCATCGAATCGCTGGTGGCGCTGAAGCTGCGCACCAGCAAGCGCGGCGAACTCGCAAAGCCTTTGCCCAAGCCCATCATTGGCGCGCTCGAAGGCTTCACGCTGACGCGCTGA
- a CDS encoding NCS1 family nucleobase:cation symporter-1 has product MSTVASHAPAGASEAGIAPHAESNALIKPGYDPRLTNEDLAPLKKQTWGQYNIFAFWMSDVHSVGGYITAGSLFALGLSSWQVLVSLLVGIVIVQFFCNLVAKPSQVTGVPYPVVCRASFGVLGANIPAIIRGLIAVAWYGVQTYLASAAFMVLALHMAPSLAPYADVAQHGFVGLSALGWVAFMVMWVLQAFVFWHGMEAIRKFIDWAGPAVYVVMAVLCGWLVWKAGWSNIDLNLGGIKFQGWDALPVMLSAIALVVSYFSGPMLNFGDFSRYGKSFDAVKKGNFWGLPINFVFFSLLTVITTAATLPVFGELITDPVHTVGKIDSTTAVVLGALTFMIATIGINIVANFVSPAFDFSNVAPQHISWRTGGMIAAVGSIFLTPWNLYNSPEVIHYTLDVLGSFIGPLFGILIADYYIVRKQQIDVDSLYTMSKQGKYWYSGGYNPKAIQALVPSALVPILCVMVPTLRGAANYAWFIGMALGFVLYVLLNRNHKT; this is encoded by the coding sequence ATGAGCACAGTCGCCAGCCATGCCCCCGCCGGGGCCAGCGAAGCCGGCATCGCGCCGCACGCGGAATCGAACGCCCTCATCAAGCCGGGCTACGACCCGCGCCTGACCAACGAGGACCTCGCACCGCTCAAGAAGCAGACCTGGGGTCAATACAACATCTTTGCGTTCTGGATGTCCGACGTGCACAGCGTGGGCGGCTACATCACGGCCGGCAGCCTGTTTGCGTTGGGCCTGTCGAGCTGGCAGGTGCTGGTGTCGCTGCTGGTGGGTATCGTCATCGTGCAGTTCTTCTGCAACCTCGTGGCCAAGCCCAGCCAGGTGACGGGCGTGCCCTACCCCGTGGTGTGCCGCGCCTCGTTCGGCGTGCTGGGCGCCAACATCCCGGCCATCATCCGCGGGCTGATCGCGGTGGCGTGGTACGGCGTGCAGACCTACCTCGCCTCGGCGGCCTTCATGGTGCTGGCGCTGCACATGGCACCGAGCCTGGCGCCGTATGCCGATGTCGCGCAGCACGGCTTCGTCGGCCTCTCGGCCCTGGGCTGGGTGGCGTTCATGGTCATGTGGGTGCTGCAGGCCTTCGTGTTCTGGCACGGCATGGAAGCGATTCGCAAGTTCATCGACTGGGCCGGCCCGGCGGTGTACGTGGTGATGGCCGTGCTGTGCGGCTGGCTCGTGTGGAAGGCCGGCTGGAGCAACATCGACCTGAACCTGGGCGGCATCAAGTTCCAGGGCTGGGACGCGCTGCCCGTGATGCTCTCGGCCATTGCGCTGGTGGTGAGCTACTTCAGCGGCCCGATGCTCAACTTCGGCGACTTCTCGCGCTACGGCAAGAGCTTCGACGCAGTGAAGAAGGGCAACTTCTGGGGCCTGCCGATCAACTTCGTGTTCTTCTCGCTGCTGACCGTGATCACCACGGCCGCCACGTTGCCCGTTTTTGGTGAACTGATCACCGACCCGGTGCACACCGTGGGCAAGATCGACAGCACCACCGCCGTCGTGCTGGGCGCGCTGACCTTCATGATTGCGACCATCGGCATCAACATCGTGGCCAACTTCGTGTCGCCGGCCTTCGACTTCTCGAACGTGGCGCCGCAGCACATCAGCTGGCGCACGGGCGGCATGATCGCCGCGGTCGGTTCCATCTTCCTCACGCCCTGGAACCTTTACAACAGCCCCGAGGTCATTCACTACACGCTCGACGTGCTGGGCTCGTTCATCGGGCCGCTGTTCGGCATTCTGATTGCCGACTACTACATCGTGCGCAAGCAGCAGATCGACGTCGACTCGCTCTACACGATGAGCAAGCAGGGCAAGTACTGGTACAGCGGCGGCTACAACCCGAAGGCGATCCAGGCACTGGTGCCCTCGGCCCTCGTGCCCATCCTGTGCGTGATGGTGCCGACGCTGCGCGGCGCCGCCAACTATGCGTGGTTCATCGGCATGGCCCTGGGCTTCGTGCTCTACGTGCTGCTGAACCGCAACCACAAGACTTGA
- a CDS encoding LVIVD repeat-containing protein: MKDLNGTSRGRVNPGVPVIDITDPAKPWRTQSLVTPAMLDPWESLRVNARRQLLIADNGGNVGYMGGPEIDVYDLSADCRTPQLLASMEVGTGKDGGIQPPQRPAGHEGNVSPDGLTYYIGDFLGGRYHAVDITHSTKPRLVASFDMATTGLGGPHGLSVSEDGKRAYVVSSHVATPSEMLDPDAPARNGFLILDTSEVQARVPDAQMKVISSVTFKDGSVAQHTIPVTIGGKPHLVMVDEAGSAGLSGTASVKQACDAKQVAYPMARIYDISDEKKPVLVSKLMLETHDPANCDKVLPDIAGLSIFTYGSHYCSVDNRDNGTALACSYFNSGVRVFDIRNPARPKEIAYYNPAGATTPRAGSLHSELGAAVSGGPDWCASRADFDFDRGLLTTMCQDNGLLVLKFAKGTWPFAQSTPSTLQN; the protein is encoded by the coding sequence ATGAAAGACCTCAACGGCACCTCGCGCGGACGCGTGAACCCCGGGGTCCCGGTCATCGACATCACGGACCCCGCCAAGCCCTGGCGAACCCAGTCGCTGGTCACGCCCGCAATGCTCGACCCTTGGGAGTCGCTGCGCGTGAACGCGCGCCGCCAACTGCTGATCGCGGACAACGGCGGCAACGTCGGCTACATGGGCGGCCCGGAGATCGATGTCTACGACCTCTCCGCGGATTGCCGCACGCCGCAACTGCTGGCGAGCATGGAGGTCGGCACCGGCAAGGATGGCGGCATCCAGCCACCCCAGCGGCCCGCGGGGCACGAGGGCAACGTATCGCCCGACGGGCTGACCTACTACATCGGCGACTTCCTCGGGGGCCGCTACCACGCGGTCGACATCACCCACTCGACCAAGCCACGCCTGGTCGCATCCTTCGACATGGCGACCACCGGTCTTGGAGGGCCACACGGGCTGTCGGTGAGCGAGGACGGCAAGCGCGCCTACGTGGTGTCGAGCCACGTCGCCACGCCCTCGGAAATGCTCGACCCGGACGCGCCCGCGCGCAACGGCTTCCTCATCCTCGACACCTCCGAAGTGCAGGCGCGCGTGCCCGATGCGCAGATGAAGGTGATCTCCTCGGTGACATTCAAGGACGGCAGCGTGGCGCAGCACACCATCCCGGTGACGATCGGTGGCAAGCCGCACCTGGTGATGGTCGACGAGGCCGGGTCTGCAGGACTGAGCGGCACGGCCAGCGTCAAGCAGGCCTGCGATGCGAAGCAGGTGGCTTATCCGATGGCGCGCATCTACGACATCAGCGACGAGAAAAAGCCGGTGCTGGTTTCCAAGCTGATGCTCGAGACGCACGATCCGGCGAACTGCGACAAGGTGCTCCCGGACATCGCCGGCCTGTCGATCTTCACCTACGGCAGTCACTACTGCTCGGTCGACAACCGCGACAACGGCACCGCGCTGGCCTGTTCGTACTTCAACTCGGGGGTGCGCGTCTTCGACATCCGCAATCCGGCACGCCCCAAGGAGATCGCCTACTACAACCCGGCCGGCGCAACGACGCCACGCGCCGGCTCCCTGCACAGCGAACTGGGCGCGGCCGTCTCCGGGGGGCCGGACTGGTGCGCCTCGCGTGCGGACTTCGACTTCGACCGCGGGCTGCTGACGACGATGTGCCAGGACAACGGCTTGCTGGTGTTGAAGTTCGCCAAGGGCACGTGGCCCTTCGCGCAGAGCACCCCGTCCACGCTGCAGAACTGA
- a CDS encoding helix-turn-helix transcriptional regulator yields the protein MGVRQRVQTRRQPAGTDHGFGRLLFDARWEGILLEHEAADPIDHGEGCLIRHCISLNLGGPARFEMRMHDERFWSEVAQPLGVTILPAGGQIKGRTWDPCESLTLSIDPRHFLSAGHGDAGDRALVPCCNVTSPLIAQLLLALHADAKTGQPEGPGYSETLLVALIAHLRQTHTAVQNDARAEGLLSKTALRRVEEHIKSQIEHGVSLTALAGLLDMNPYAFLRSFKCSTGVTPHQYLIRARIEHAKQMLHFTRLPVTDIALRCGFASPSHFADTFKKVERRTALEYRSCRAE from the coding sequence ATGGGCGTTCGGCAACGCGTGCAGACCCGGCGTCAGCCGGCCGGCACCGACCACGGCTTCGGTCGGCTTCTCTTCGATGCCCGATGGGAAGGCATCCTCCTCGAACACGAAGCTGCCGATCCCATCGACCATGGCGAGGGCTGCCTGATCCGCCATTGCATCTCGCTCAATCTCGGCGGTCCCGCGCGCTTCGAGATGCGGATGCACGACGAGCGCTTCTGGTCCGAGGTCGCCCAGCCGCTCGGAGTCACCATCCTTCCGGCAGGCGGGCAGATCAAAGGCCGCACCTGGGACCCGTGCGAATCGCTCACGCTGAGCATCGATCCGCGGCACTTCCTGAGCGCGGGCCATGGCGACGCAGGCGACAGGGCGCTTGTTCCGTGCTGCAACGTGACGAGCCCGTTGATCGCGCAGTTGCTGCTCGCACTGCACGCCGATGCGAAAACCGGTCAGCCCGAAGGACCGGGCTACAGCGAGACGCTGCTGGTCGCGCTGATCGCGCATCTGCGGCAGACGCACACCGCCGTCCAGAACGACGCGCGGGCCGAGGGCCTGCTGTCGAAGACGGCGCTTCGCCGTGTCGAGGAGCACATCAAGAGCCAGATCGAACACGGCGTGTCGCTCACGGCGCTGGCCGGACTGCTCGACATGAATCCCTATGCCTTCCTGAGATCGTTCAAGTGCAGTACCGGCGTGACGCCTCATCAGTACCTGATTCGCGCACGCATCGAGCACGCCAAGCAAATGCTTCACTTCACGCGGCTACCGGTGACGGACATCGCATTGCGCTGCGGATTCGCGAGTCCCAGTCATTTCGCCGACACCTTCAAGAAGGTCGAGCGGCGCACCGCGCTCGAGTATCGGAGCTGCCGCGCTGAATAG
- a CDS encoding S-layer protein, protein MKILPPAPRFRSSLFPTLALGAALLTACGGGSGGGAPFAGLPIAPPAPAPAPSPATPPPPAAPAGRWTVGDLHVHTIQSEDTQQISTLDQVLAKAFDTFGLDWVALSDHLRLSSYDNDGRKLDPAIPFSRGMALYQVPRIKALQAGGKYADKTIFASFEWDMATHDHGNVGILTDSPMSDAALKAVSQFEYLFTNRDPALFPAADVAAWNAKDARASTTHEDVLKAIAWLKKNYPDSSYLQINHPSRSPGKYTATQLREMNDAAPDIVFSLEGMVGNQMEPDRGGYESAYTPANLPSRTYGGVDYLVAKLGGTWDALLSEGRHIWNTADSDYHFTTSKGLYSSGYAPGEYAKNHLWGDIKDPKSLLTAMRSGKLFAVNGSLINALDFKVKSAKGAGEMGTEVSAKPGEDLKITIRFKSPERNNFEYQLGSGVYANVKPVVDHIDLIAGDVTGRELPGTPGYARDTNPTTRVVKRFTRADWTLDTEGYFAVTYTVKAGNNQYFRLRGTNLGTDVPQETAGGEPLFDARTSTPAGDDPVTRFNAINARNYNDLWFYSNPVFVKVAAQ, encoded by the coding sequence ATGAAAATCCTGCCTCCTGCGCCCCGCTTTCGCTCGTCCCTTTTTCCCACCCTCGCGCTCGGCGCGGCCCTGCTGACCGCGTGCGGCGGCGGCTCCGGCGGCGGTGCGCCGTTCGCCGGCCTGCCCATCGCACCGCCGGCCCCTGCGCCGGCGCCCTCGCCCGCCACACCCCCGCCACCGGCCGCGCCCGCCGGCCGCTGGACTGTGGGCGACCTGCACGTCCACACCATCCAGTCGGAGGACACGCAACAGATTTCCACGCTCGACCAGGTGCTCGCCAAGGCCTTCGACACCTTCGGCCTCGACTGGGTCGCGCTCTCGGACCACCTGCGCCTGTCTTCCTATGACAACGACGGCCGCAAGCTCGACCCAGCGATTCCGTTCTCGCGAGGCATGGCCCTCTATCAGGTGCCGCGCATCAAGGCACTGCAGGCCGGCGGCAAGTACGCCGACAAGACGATCTTCGCGTCCTTCGAATGGGACATGGCCACGCACGACCACGGCAACGTCGGCATCCTGACCGACAGCCCGATGTCCGACGCGGCGCTCAAGGCCGTGAGCCAGTTCGAATACCTGTTCACCAACCGCGACCCCGCGCTGTTCCCTGCCGCCGACGTCGCGGCCTGGAACGCCAAGGACGCACGCGCCTCCACGACGCACGAAGACGTGCTCAAGGCCATCGCGTGGCTGAAGAAGAACTACCCCGACTCCAGCTACCTGCAGATCAATCACCCCTCGCGCAGCCCCGGCAAATACACGGCCACCCAGTTGCGCGAGATGAACGACGCCGCGCCCGACATCGTGTTCTCGCTCGAAGGCATGGTCGGCAACCAGATGGAGCCCGACCGCGGCGGCTACGAGAGCGCCTACACGCCGGCCAACCTGCCCTCACGCACCTACGGCGGCGTCGACTACCTCGTCGCCAAACTCGGCGGCACCTGGGACGCCCTGCTGTCCGAAGGCCGCCACATCTGGAACACGGCCGATTCCGACTACCACTTCACGACCTCGAAGGGCTTGTACAGCAGCGGCTACGCGCCCGGCGAGTACGCGAAGAACCACCTCTGGGGCGACATCAAGGACCCGAAGTCGCTGCTCACGGCGATGCGTTCGGGCAAGCTCTTCGCGGTCAACGGCAGCCTCATCAACGCGCTCGACTTCAAGGTGAAAAGCGCCAAGGGCGCGGGCGAGATGGGCACCGAAGTGAGCGCCAAGCCGGGCGAAGACCTGAAGATCACCATCCGCTTCAAGAGCCCCGAGCGCAACAACTTCGAGTACCAGCTCGGCAGCGGCGTGTATGCCAACGTGAAGCCCGTGGTCGACCACATCGACCTCATCGCCGGCGACGTCACCGGCCGCGAACTCCCGGGCACGCCCGGCTACGCGCGCGACACCAACCCGACGACCCGCGTGGTCAAGCGCTTCACCCGCGCCGACTGGACGCTCGACACCGAAGGCTACTTCGCGGTGACCTACACCGTGAAGGCCGGCAACAACCAGTACTTCCGCCTGCGAGGCACCAACCTCGGCACCGACGTGCCTCAGGAGACCGCCGGCGGCGAGCCCTTGTTCGATGCGCGCACGTCGACGCCGGCCGGTGATGACCCGGTGACGCGCTTCAACGCGATCAATGCGCGCAACTACAACGACCTGTGGTTCTATTCGAATCCGGTGTTCGTGAAGGTGGCGGCGCAGTAA
- a CDS encoding M20 family metallopeptidase codes for MTDYAKLDAWIDAHFDEEVQFLQQLVQVPTDTPPGNNAPHAERTAELLKDFGLDAEKHAVPAQEVKDYGLESITNLIVRRTYGSGGLTVALNAHGDVVPPGEGWTHDPYGGEIVDGSLYGRAAAVSKSDFASFTFALRALEAVAKPTKGSIELHFTYDEEFGGILGPGWLLEKGLTKPDLMIAAGFSYEVVTAHNGCLQMEVTVHGKMAHAAVPTTGIDALQGATKILNALYAQNTLYQQVTSKVEGITHPYLNVGRIEGGTNTNVVPGKVVFKLDRRMIPEENPVEVEANIRQVIADAAAESAGITVDIKRMLLANSMKPLAGNQPLVDAIQKHGGELFGEPIKAMGTPLYTDVRLYVEAGIPGVIYGAGPRTVLESHAKRSDERVVLEDLRRATKVVARTLSDLLA; via the coding sequence ATGACCGACTACGCCAAACTCGACGCCTGGATCGACGCCCACTTCGACGAGGAAGTGCAGTTCCTGCAGCAACTGGTGCAGGTGCCCACCGACACGCCGCCCGGCAACAACGCGCCGCACGCCGAACGCACCGCCGAGCTGCTGAAAGACTTCGGCCTCGATGCCGAGAAGCACGCTGTGCCCGCGCAAGAGGTGAAGGACTACGGCCTCGAATCGATCACCAACCTGATCGTGCGCCGCACATACGGCAGCGGCGGCCTGACGGTCGCGCTCAATGCCCACGGCGACGTGGTGCCCCCCGGCGAAGGCTGGACGCACGACCCGTACGGCGGCGAGATCGTCGATGGCAGCCTGTACGGCCGCGCTGCCGCCGTCAGCAAGAGCGACTTCGCCAGCTTCACCTTCGCGCTGCGCGCGCTCGAAGCCGTGGCCAAGCCCACCAAGGGCAGCATCGAACTGCACTTCACCTACGACGAAGAGTTCGGCGGCATCCTCGGCCCAGGCTGGTTGCTCGAGAAGGGCCTGACCAAGCCCGACCTCATGATCGCGGCCGGCTTCAGCTACGAAGTGGTCACCGCCCACAACGGCTGCCTGCAGATGGAAGTGACCGTGCACGGCAAGATGGCACACGCCGCCGTGCCCACCACCGGCATCGACGCACTGCAGGGCGCCACGAAGATTCTGAATGCGCTGTACGCGCAGAACACGCTCTACCAGCAGGTCACGTCGAAGGTCGAGGGCATCACGCACCCCTACCTGAACGTGGGCCGCATCGAGGGCGGCACCAACACCAACGTCGTGCCCGGCAAGGTCGTGTTCAAGCTCGACCGCCGGATGATCCCCGAAGAGAACCCGGTCGAGGTCGAAGCCAACATCCGCCAGGTGATCGCCGATGCCGCCGCCGAGAGCGCGGGCATCACGGTCGACATCAAGCGCATGCTGCTCGCCAATTCGATGAAGCCGCTGGCCGGCAACCAACCGCTGGTCGATGCCATCCAGAAGCATGGCGGCGAGCTGTTCGGCGAACCCATCAAGGCCATGGGCACGCCGCTGTACACCGACGTGCGCCTGTACGTGGAAGCCGGCATTCCGGGCGTGATCTACGGCGCCGGCCCGCGCACCGTGCTCGAGTCGCATGCCAAGCGCAGCGACGAACGCGTGGTGCTCGAAGACCTGCGCCGCGCAACCAAGGTGGTGGCGCGCACGCTGAGCGACCTGCTCGCCTGA
- the uraD gene encoding 2-oxo-4-hydroxy-4-carboxy-5-ureidoimidazoline decarboxylase, with amino-acid sequence MSTPLLTLAQLNAAGPAAAVAMLDGVYEHSPWIAQRALVQRPFRSLAHLKHALVQALAASSADEQIGLIRAHPELAGKAMVSKTLTAESTNEQNKAGLTDCTPEEFAQIQQLNADYNAKFGFPFILAVRGPRGTGLAKREIIETFARRLHNHPSFELGEALRNIHRIAEIRLNDKFGADITLGNDVWDWQEQLSVHTDPGYAEKGQLTVTYLTDAHRACAANISGWMRDCGFDSVHIDAVGNVVGRYEGAKPDAKTLLTGSHYDTVRNGGKYDGRLGIFVPMACVRELKRQNRRLPFAFEVVGFAEEEGQRYKATFLGSGALIGHFDTRWLDQKDADGITMREAMQHAGLKEEDIPKIQRDPARYLGFVEVHIEQGPVLTELDLPLGIVTSINGSVRYVGEVIGMASHAGTTPMDRRRDAAAAVAELILYTEQRAAKDGDSVGTVGMLEVPSGSINVVPGRCKFSLDLRAPNNAQRDALANDVVAALKDICERRGVRYELEETMRAAAAPSAPAWQQRWEQAVDALGIPLFRMPSGAGHDAMKLHEVMPQAMLFVRGINSGISHNPLESSTNDDIQLAVQAFQLLLDNLAAEQAH; translated from the coding sequence ATGAGCACCCCTCTCCTCACCCTTGCCCAACTCAACGCCGCGGGGCCGGCCGCTGCCGTCGCCATGCTCGACGGCGTGTACGAGCACTCGCCCTGGATCGCGCAGCGCGCGCTGGTGCAGCGCCCCTTCCGTTCGCTCGCGCACCTCAAGCACGCGCTGGTGCAGGCGCTGGCCGCGTCGTCCGCCGATGAGCAGATCGGCCTCATCCGCGCCCACCCCGAGCTCGCCGGCAAGGCCATGGTCAGCAAGACGCTCACCGCCGAGTCGACCAACGAACAGAACAAGGCCGGCCTGACCGACTGCACGCCCGAAGAGTTCGCGCAGATCCAGCAGCTCAACGCCGACTACAACGCGAAGTTCGGCTTTCCGTTCATCCTGGCCGTGCGCGGCCCGCGCGGCACGGGCCTCGCCAAGCGCGAGATCATCGAGACCTTCGCGCGCCGGCTGCACAACCACCCGAGCTTCGAACTCGGCGAAGCGCTGCGCAACATCCACCGCATCGCCGAGATCCGCCTGAACGACAAGTTCGGCGCTGACATCACGCTCGGCAACGACGTGTGGGACTGGCAGGAGCAGCTGTCGGTGCACACCGACCCCGGCTATGCCGAGAAGGGCCAGCTCACCGTCACCTACCTGACCGACGCGCACCGCGCCTGCGCTGCGAACATCTCGGGCTGGATGCGCGACTGCGGCTTCGACTCCGTGCACATCGATGCGGTCGGCAACGTGGTCGGCCGCTACGAAGGCGCCAAGCCTGATGCCAAGACCCTGCTCACCGGCTCGCACTACGACACCGTGCGCAACGGCGGCAAGTACGACGGCCGCCTGGGCATCTTCGTGCCCATGGCCTGCGTGCGCGAACTCAAGCGCCAGAACCGCCGCCTGCCCTTCGCCTTCGAGGTCGTCGGCTTCGCCGAAGAAGAAGGCCAGCGCTACAAGGCCACCTTCCTCGGCTCGGGCGCGCTCATCGGCCACTTCGACACGCGCTGGCTCGACCAGAAAGATGCCGACGGCATCACCATGCGCGAGGCCATGCAGCACGCCGGCCTGAAGGAAGAAGACATTCCGAAGATCCAGCGCGACCCGGCGCGCTACCTCGGCTTTGTCGAGGTGCACATCGAGCAGGGCCCCGTGCTCACCGAACTCGACCTGCCGCTGGGCATCGTCACCTCCATCAACGGCAGCGTGCGCTACGTGGGCGAAGTCATCGGCATGGCCAGCCACGCCGGCACCACGCCCATGGACCGCCGCCGCGATGCCGCCGCCGCCGTGGCCGAACTCATCCTCTACACCGAGCAGCGCGCCGCGAAAGACGGCGACTCGGTCGGCACCGTCGGCATGCTCGAAGTGCCGAGCGGCTCGATCAACGTCGTGCCCGGCCGCTGCAAGTTCAGCCTCGACTTGCGCGCGCCCAACAACGCACAGCGCGACGCGCTGGCGAACGACGTGGTCGCCGCATTGAAAGACATCTGCGAACGCCGCGGCGTGCGCTACGAGCTCGAGGAAACCATGCGCGCCGCCGCCGCGCCGAGCGCGCCGGCCTGGCAGCAACGCTGGGAACAGGCCGTCGATGCACTGGGCATTCCGCTCTTCCGCATGCCCAGCGGCGCCGGCCACGACGCGATGAAGCTGCACGAAGTGATGCCGCAGGCCATGCTCTTCGTGCGCGGCATCAACTCGGGCATCAGCCACAACCCGCTCGAATCGAGCACCAACGACGACATTCAATTGGCCGTGCAAGCGTTCCAGCTGCTGCTGGACAACCTCGCCGCTGAACAAGCCCACTGA
- the puuE gene encoding allantoinase PuuE, with protein sequence MTVYDTTQPYPRDLVGYGRNPPHARWPGGARVAVQFVLNYEEGGENATLHGDAGSEQFLSEMFNPASFPDRHISMEGIYEYGSRAGVWRILREFEKRGLPLTVFGVGMALERYPELTAAFKELGHEIACHGWRWIHYQNLDEATEREHMRLGMEAIEKLTGERALGWYTGRDSPRTRRLVADYGGFEYDSDYYGDDLPFWMKVQKTDGSVVPQLIVPYTLDVNDMRFALPQGYSHADPFFQYMKDTFDALYAEGDPNGDDSPKMMSIGMHCRLLGRPGRITALQRFLDHIATHDKVWVCRRVDIARHWKQAHPFEAGAAS encoded by the coding sequence ATGACTGTCTACGACACCACCCAGCCCTACCCACGCGACCTCGTCGGCTACGGCCGCAACCCGCCCCACGCCCGCTGGCCCGGCGGCGCGCGCGTGGCGGTGCAGTTCGTCCTCAACTACGAAGAAGGCGGCGAGAACGCCACGCTGCACGGCGACGCGGGTTCGGAGCAGTTTCTTTCCGAGATGTTCAATCCGGCGAGCTTCCCCGACCGGCACATCAGCATGGAAGGCATCTACGAGTACGGCTCGCGCGCCGGCGTGTGGCGCATCCTGCGCGAGTTCGAAAAGCGCGGCCTGCCGCTCACCGTGTTCGGCGTGGGCATGGCACTGGAGCGCTACCCCGAGCTCACGGCCGCATTCAAGGAACTCGGCCACGAAATCGCCTGCCACGGCTGGCGCTGGATTCACTACCAGAACCTCGACGAAGCCACCGAGCGCGAGCACATGCGCCTGGGCATGGAAGCGATCGAAAAGCTCACCGGCGAGCGCGCGCTCGGCTGGTACACCGGCCGCGACAGCCCGCGCACGCGCCGCCTCGTGGCCGACTACGGCGGCTTCGAATACGACAGCGACTATTACGGCGACGACCTGCCCTTCTGGATGAAGGTGCAGAAGACCGACGGCAGCGTGGTGCCGCAGCTCATCGTGCCCTACACGCTCGACGTGAACGACATGCGCTTTGCGCTGCCGCAGGGCTACTCGCACGCCGACCCGTTCTTCCAGTACATGAAGGACACCTTCGACGCGCTGTACGCCGAAGGCGATCCGAACGGCGACGACAGCCCCAAGATGATGAGCATCGGCATGCACTGCCGCCTGCTCGGCCGCCCCGGCCGCATCACGGCGCTGCAGCGTTTTCTCGATCACATCGCCACGCACGACAAGGTCTGGGTCTGCCGCCGCGTCGACATCGCGCGCCACTGGAAGCAGGCGCACCCCTTCGAAGCCGGAGCCGCATCATGA
- a CDS encoding GntR family transcriptional regulator produces MKNMESSTTRSIVDALTKAIVEHRLQPGTKLAEQKLADHFGVSRTLVRQALFQLSQNKLIRLEPARGAFVAAPAVDEAKQVFAVRRMLEAEMTRAFVRSVTPAKIKALKEHVALEKSAVGGEDVSGRTELLGDFHVRMAELMGNQVLAQILGELISRCALITLMYQSTSAAEHSNDEHADIVKALAARDEELAVRLMTEHLEHVEANLTFDRKVPTNDIALALS; encoded by the coding sequence ATGAAAAACATGGAGTCCTCCACCACCCGTTCGATCGTCGATGCCCTCACGAAGGCCATCGTCGAGCACCGCCTTCAGCCCGGCACCAAGCTCGCCGAGCAGAAGCTGGCCGATCACTTCGGCGTGTCGCGCACGCTGGTGCGCCAGGCGCTGTTCCAGCTCTCGCAGAACAAGCTGATCCGGCTCGAGCCGGCACGCGGGGCCTTCGTGGCCGCGCCCGCCGTCGACGAGGCCAAGCAGGTGTTCGCCGTGCGCCGCATGCTCGAGGCCGAAATGACCCGAGCCTTCGTGCGCAGCGTCACGCCGGCCAAGATCAAGGCGCTCAAGGAGCACGTGGCGCTCGAGAAATCAGCCGTCGGCGGCGAAGACGTTTCGGGCCGTACCGAGCTGCTCGGCGACTTCCACGTGCGCATGGCCGAGCTCATGGGCAACCAGGTGCTGGCGCAAATCTTGGGCGAGCTGATCTCGCGCTGCGCCCTCATCACGCTCATGTACCAGAGCACCAGCGCCGCCGAGCACTCCAACGACGAGCACGCCGACATCGTGAAGGCGCTGGCCGCACGCGACGAAGAACTCGCCGTGCGCCTCATGACCGAGCACCTGGAACACGTCGAGGCCAACCTCACCTTCGACCGCAAGGTCCCGACCAACGACATCGCCCTCGCGCTCTCATGA